AATAATAATTTATATGCCAAAAGATATCAAAAAGACAGACAGCCAAGAATATACAGCAAAAGACATTTTTGTTTTAAAAGGACTTGAGCCGGTGCGGAAAAGACCGGCAATGTATATTGGCTCAACAGGACCGGATGGTTTGCACCATTTGATTTGGGAGTGTCTTGATAATGCTATAGACGAAGCAATGGGCGGTTATGCCGATGATATTGGAGTAATTCTTCTTCCCGACAATCAAGTAAGGGTTACAGATAATGGCAGGGGCATTCCAGTTGATATTCATCCACAAACAAAAGTGTCTGCGCTTGAAACTGTATTAACCACTCTTCACGCCGGAGCTAAGTTTGGCAACAAGGTTTATCAGGTATCAGGTGGACTTCATGGAGTGGGGGTTTCTGTCGTTTGCGCGCTTTCATCTTTTATGAGGGTAGAGGTTTGCAGGGATGGTTTTTTACACACACAGGAATATTCTAAGGGTAAGCCAAAAGCAAAAGTGAAGAAAGAAGGGAAATGCAAACAAGGCGGGACAACTGCTATATTTCAACCAGATAAAGAAATTTTTAGAACGATTGTGATTGATAGAAAAACAGTTTTAAATCATTTAAGACGCCAGGCATATCTCACAAAAGGCGTAAAATTGAGATTTGAAGACCAAAGGACAGATGAAAAACTTGTTTATACTTTTTATTTTGAGGGCGGTTTAAAAACCTATACAAAATATTTGGCTGGGAGTAATAATTTAATTCACGAAACGCCGTTTTACACTTGCAAAGAAAAAGAAGGCATTTTGGTAGAAGCGGCCTTCCAATACACAGAGGACCAAGAAGGGTATGAGGAGAGTTTTGCCAATAATATTTTTACTCTTGAAGGTGGGAGCCATTTAACTGGTTTTCGGAGCGCTATGACTCGGGTGCTTAACGATTATGCTAAAAAGAACGGCTATCTAAAAGAAGATGAAGAGAATTTAAACGGTAGGGATGTGAAAGTCGGGCTTAATGCCGCAATTTCTGTGAAAATAAGAGAACCGCAGTTTGAGGGCCAGACAAAGACCAAGCTTGGCAACCCAGAGGCAAAGACAGCGGTTGAAATGGCGATAAATGAGGCCTTTACCGAATATTTAGAGCAATTTCCACAGGATGCGCGGGCAATTCTTCAGTATTGTCTTTTGGCTGCTAAAGCGAGAAAAGCCGCCTCGGCAGCGCGCCAAACAGTTCTTAGAAAAGGAGCATTAGATGGATTGAGTTTGCCCGGCAAACTGGCTGATTGTTCGTCCAAAGACCCTGCTGAATCAGAATTATTCATCGTGGAAGGCGCGTCTGCCGGTGGATGTTTTTCTGGCGATACTAAGATAGCGTTAACAGATGGTAGAGATATGAGTTTTAAAGAATTGGCAAATGAGTGGCAGAATGGGAAATCTAATTATTGTTATACTATTAAAGAAGATGGGCATATAGGCATTGAAAAGGTAATCAACCCTCGTCTTACTAAGAAAAACGAAAAGGTATTAAAAATTGTTTTAGATAATAATGAAGAAATTATTTGCACGACAGACCATAAATTTATGCTTCGCGACGGAGAATATAAAGAAGCGAAAAATTTAAAACACGGAGAGAGCTTGATGCCATTTAGAAAAAAGATATCTAAAATTGGGGGGAAAATTACAATTGATGGTTACGAAATGATTTTTGACCCAATCAAACATTTTTAT
This portion of the Patescibacteria group bacterium genome encodes:
- a CDS encoding intein-containing DNA gyrase subunit B, producing the protein MYIGSTGPDGLHHLIWECLDNAIDEAMGGYADDIGVILLPDNQVRVTDNGRGIPVDIHPQTKVSALETVLTTLHAGAKFGNKVYQVSGGLHGVGVSVVCALSSFMRVEVCRDGFLHTQEYSKGKPKAKVKKEGKCKQGGTTAIFQPDKEIFRTIVIDRKTVLNHLRRQAYLTKGVKLRFEDQRTDEKLVYTFYFEGGLKTYTKYLAGSNNLIHETPFYTCKEKEGILVEAAFQYTEDQEGYEESFANNIFTLEGGSHLTGFRSAMTRVLNDYAKKNGYLKEDEENLNGRDVKVGLNAAISVKIREPQFEGQTKTKLGNPEAKTAVEMAINEAFTEYLEQFPQDARAILQYCLLAAKARKAASAARQTVLRKGALDGLSLPGKLADCSSKDPAESELFIVEGASAGGCFSGDTKIALTDGRDMSFKELANEWQNGKSNYCYTIKEDGHIGIEKVINPRLTKKNEKVLKIVLDNNEEIICTTDHKFMLRDGEYKEAKNLKHGESLMPFRKKISKIGGKITIDGYEMIFDPIKHFYIFTHLLADKHNIENNIYIEDAGSYRHHIDFDKKNNNPDNLIRLSKEEHLKIHRDLARLTLHRPDVIEKCKKLKQEEGFRKKMSIKMKSMHDMLSERAKKQWENPEYKEYMRNKYLEFYYSNKEYRENNLKRLYDAQKEYRADEKNLKIMSERTKNYFKDHPERKIELSILAKEQWRDEALLRWRSDKTKAQWTEDFRRKRKLAYNKVYFRESMNFLKMIHDKYGDINHYDKERVDLLKKNPNLLRMKTLTQRFFDNDKKRLTEAVENFNHKIKRIEFLKKRVDVYDIEVPKTHNFALASGVFVHNSAKAGRNRRFQAILPLRGKILNVERAKLNRVLSSDEIKALIIALGTAIAQDFDISKLRYHRVVIMTDADVDGAHIRTLLLTLFYRHLKPVIEQGCLYIAQPPLYKIQEGKKMEYAYNEADKLEIVEDMRKAGAKNLNVQRYKGLGEMNADQLWETTMNPANRSLLRVSVDDAKAADSIFDILMGEEVLARKKFIQTHAKYVKNLDI